The window CTGCTCGCGAGCCTCCAGGCCAATGACGCGGCCGTCGTCGAAACGCTGCGTCCCGCGCTGGCCGCGGCCCGGCCGGGCGCGGGCTGGCTCAACGACGAGCACGGCTCGGGACCGCTGGCCACGGGGGAGTGGTGGCTGATCGACCCGGTCGGCGGCAACGTCAACGCCGTGCACGGCATGCCCGACTGGAACATCGGCGTGAGCCTCGTGCGCGACGGCCGCCCGGTACTGGCCGTGGTCTACTTCCCGGTCCTCGACGAGATGTTCACCGCGACCGAGGGCGGTGGGGCGTTCCTCAACGGGATACGGCTGCGGGTGTCGGCCAAGACGTCGTTGGACGGCGCACTGGCCGGAACCGGCCAGGCGCAGCCGGGTCACGACCCCGAGCTCGCGACCCGGATGGGCTCCGCCTTCGCCGCGATGACGAACGCCGCACTCCATGTACGGGTCTCCGTTCCCGTGACCCACCAGCTCGCCCAGGTCGCCGCGGGCCGGATGGACTTGCACTGGCAGTTCGACAACGTCCGGTCCCACGCGGCAGGAGTGCTGCTGGTCCAGGAGGCCGGAGGCGCCGTCACCGACTTCGAGGGCAAGCCCTGGGAGCTGGCGGGTGAGAGCTACCTCGCCGCCGCGCCGGGTGTGCACGCCGCCGCGCTGGACGTCCTCACGGCCTGACGAAAGGCCGGATCCGTCCGCAAGCCGGCGCCGGTACGTCGTCCGGGGCGGATGAGCGGAATGTCGCGGCCGGGAGCGTCCTCCTGCAAGGGGAGTGTGCCGAGATGCTCGGCGGGACGACGCTCCCCGAGGCACGCGGCGGGGGCACGCGGCGGGACACCGCCCGACGCCGCTCACCGCTCGCGTCCGGGAGCTTCCGGGTACCCCCGAGCGGTTCCGGGGGTGCGCACACCGGGACGGCGGGTCGTCGCGGTGTCGGTGTGCGGCACACCGCGATCCAGGCCCCGTAGGCCGCCGCACACCTGCGCCTCACCGTCCACCCGCCGCCGCACGCCCCGGCCTTCTCGTCGAGCCCGAACTCCATAGCGAAGGACACTCATGAGCACCCTCACACACCCCGAATCACCCCGCCGGCACGGGGGAACAGAGTCCGCTGGCGCACTCCGGCCCGGCTGCGCAAAAGCATCCTCGTCACGCATGTCGGGGCCGCGGGAGCCTGGATCGGCATCGATGTCATCTCGGCCGTTCTGGTGGCCGTCGGCTGGATGCGCGAGGGCGACGACCGTACCGCCGTATACGGGGTACTCGCGGACTTCGTCGTCGTTCCCCTACTGCTGTCTGCTCTCGTAGCGGGTTCGATCTGCCTCGGCACCGGTGTCCTGCTGGGAATGGCGACCAAGTGGGGACTCGTTCGCTACCGGTCGGTCGCGGTGAAGCTGGTCCTGAACGTGATCGCGTGCGTGATGCTGCCGGTGTTCCTCGGCCCGATCACCGAACTGGCCACGGGCGAACAACCGGTGCAGGACATTTGGTTCGTCGTGTTCCTCGCCGCTACCGCCGTGGTGTTGCTGAGTTTCGCGATGGTGCATGATGAACCACATCTACTTCACCGCGTTGCGCGACGGCGCGGGACTTGCCGCCGAACTCGCCGCCGGTGACGGGGCGCCGCGCGTGTATGTCGTCGAACCGACCGGGGAGTTCGAGAACGACCCCAACGTCACCGACAGGAAGTTCCCGGGCAATCCCACCCGCTCCTATCGCAGCAAGGAGCCACTCCGGGTCGTCGACGAGGTCACCGACTGGACGCGACAGACACCCGAAGCCCTCCGGATGTGGCAGGACCGGCTTGCCGCGATCCGCGTGGATGATCGCGCCGAAATCATCAACTAGGAGGCGGCCGTGCGGTTCGCGCCGGACACGGGACGGCGAGCGGAATGCCTGCCTGGGCATCCGGTCCGCCTCGCCCCGAGTTCGTCCAGCACCGCCCGGTGCAGCCGCTGGCCAGTGCGTACACCACTGTCGTGCACACGGCCCGCTCGTCACGCGGAGCGGTCCCCCACCTTGCGGACGAGCAGCGGACGATGGCAGCAACGGGGCGGCCAGGTACCGGAGTTCAGCAAGAACCGGACGCTTCGACAGATCATCACCCGAGGACCCGCACTATGCCGCACGAACATCAAGGCGCCTGAGGCAAACTCTGTGCCTTGATCGGTGCGGCCGACCTGGCGGTCTGCTCGATCTTCGCCCAGTGGGCCGCACGGGCTTCCTCGTCGATCTGCTTCTCGAGTTCGGCGCGCAACCCGGTCCGGCCGTCGAGGCCCTCGCGCAGGATGTCGGCGTGCCCGGTATGCCGGATGGACTCGCCGAGGACATGGACCATGATGGCGAACAGGTTGGTGTCGGCGTACTGCTCCGACCACCACGGCACGTGGCCGGGGGCGTCGAGGGGAAGCTCGTTGATCGTCGCGTCCGAGTGTTCCCACGTACGCCGGTAGAACCCGATGATCTGCTCG is drawn from Streptomyces bottropensis ATCC 25435 and contains these coding sequences:
- a CDS encoding DinB family protein, which gives rise to MIDEFAKGNLHGRLRRDREALLWKLDGLSEYDARRPLTATGTNLLGLVKHVATVEARYFGEVFDRPFPQGLPRWQDSDGSDLWAAEDETREQIIGFYRRTWEHSDATINELPLDAPGHVPWWSEQYADTNLFAIMVHVLGESIRHTGHADILREGLDGRTGLRAELEKQIDEEARAAHWAKIEQTARSAAPIKAQSLPQAP
- a CDS encoding NAD(+)--rifampin ADP-ribosyltransferase; amino-acid sequence: MRDGAGLAAELAAGDGAPRVYVVEPTGEFENDPNVTDRKFPGNPTRSYRSKEPLRVVDEVTDWTRQTPEALRMWQDRLAAIRVDDRAEIIN
- a CDS encoding inositol monophosphatase family protein: MAQELLAATVAAVRHAGARMMTRYSTESRQPGLPELLASLQANDAAVVETLRPALAAARPGAGWLNDEHGSGPLATGEWWLIDPVGGNVNAVHGMPDWNIGVSLVRDGRPVLAVVYFPVLDEMFTATEGGGAFLNGIRLRVSAKTSLDGALAGTGQAQPGHDPELATRMGSAFAAMTNAALHVRVSVPVTHQLAQVAAGRMDLHWQFDNVRSHAAGVLLVQEAGGAVTDFEGKPWELAGESYLAAAPGVHAAALDVLTA